AGAAGGTGAAGCGGAAGGCGATCGAGAAACAGCTGATCACCGGGGAAGACGCCGCGCGCATGACCGAAGAGGCGCTCGTGAACCTCGTCTTCCTTCCCGGTTTCTCCACGGCCGAAGTTGCCACGGAGCTTTCCGGCAGGGGCGTGGGCATGGACGTGGTCAAGACGAACATCTCGAAGCTGAACGGCACCGTCGAAATCATTTCGAAAAAGGGCGCGGGAACCACCTTCAGCATCCGGATCCCCCTCACCCTGGCCATCATCCAGACGCTCATGGTGCGGTCGGGCGGCTCGCGGTACGCGATCCCGCTCGCACCCGTCGAAGAGACGCTCACGGTGTCGAAGGACAGCATCTCGGATATGGGCGGTACGGAAGCGCTGGTCATTCGCGGGAAGGTCTATCCCCTCTTCAACCTGGCCGAGATCATCGGCTCCGGCGGGAATGGCGGCGTTCTCCGCTATGCCGTCGTGGTCGCCATCGGCGACAAGCGGTTCTGCATCGGCGTCGACGAGCTGCTGGGACAGGAGGAGGTCGTGATCAAGACCGTGTCGGGCATCAACACGGGCTCATCCTCCATCCTGGGTGCAACGATCACGGGCGAAGGCAAGGTCGTGTTCATCCTCGACCTCGCCGCGATCGCGAAGAGCGCCGTGGGCTACGCACGGGTGTGAGAAAAAATCGATTTTCGCAGCGCTCAATCCTCATTGAGGATTTCGAAATCAGGCATTCGAGTTTACAGGACACGTAAGGAGGCCGTCAGTGGAACAGTACATCGGGTTTCATCTTCACACGGGAGAATATGGGATCCCGATCACGCGGGTGCGCGAGATCATCAACCTGCCTGAGATCACCCAGATACCGCAGTCCCCGCCCTACCTCAGGGGCATTACGAACCTCCGCGGGAGCGTCATCCCCGTCGTGAACCTGAAGCATCTGATCCGCGTGAAGGACGACGGCACGGGCGGCCGCAAAGTGATCGTCATCGCCAGCGGCAGGATAACCTTCGGCCTTCTCGTGGACGGCATCAGCGGGGTCATCAGCATCGATGAGGCGGCGATCGAGTCGCCGGAGAACCTCACGCAGGGCCACTCGGACCAGGTGCAGGGCGTGGCCAAGCTCGACGGCCGGCTCGTCGTGCTGCTGGACATCAAGAAGCTCATCCCCCTCGACGACATGAGCCTCCTCGAGGACATGGCCGCTGAAGTTTCGGACGCCGGTGCCGACGGCGCCCGGTCGGTGACGCGGTCGGTCCAAACCATGGGGGGCGAGGTGAGGATCAGGGAGCTTCTCGAAGCCCGCTCCTCCTACGAGAAGACGATGCGTGTCGCGGAGAACGACCCGCGCCAGGAGATCCTGAACGACATCATGTGCTTCATGACCGCTGTTTCCGAGCAGAACTACGAGACGGCCGATGCTGCGATCCAGACGATCGTCAAGAACGGCCATGGGGACCTGTTCAAGGAGGTCGGCAAGATCACCCGGAAGCTGCACGACTCGATCAAGAGCTTCAGGGAGGCCGTTGATCCCCGCCTCAAGGACATTACCCGGGCCGAGATCCCGAACGCCGTGGACAAGCTCCAGTTCGTGATCGAGAAGACCGAGGAGGCAGCGAACAAGACGATGAGCGTCGTGGAAAAGTACATCCTGCGCATGGACGACCTGTCGGGCCATATCCGGAAGGTGCAGGGACCGCCCGAGACGATCGAGTATCTCAAGGTGTTCAAGAACGGGCTCGAGGACGACTTTACGGAGATCCTGACCACCCAGTCCTTCCAGGACCTGACCGGCCAGACGATCAAGAAGGTCATCACGCTCGTGAACGACATCGAGGGCGAGCTCGTGCGGCTCGTCACCTCCTTCGGCGTCAAGATCGAGCCGGGGTCGAAAGAGCCTGCGGCTGCGGCCGAGAAGGTCTCCCAGTCCGACGTCGATGATCTGCTCAAGGAGCTGGGATTTTAGCAGGTGCGAAATCAACGGGCATATGTGCGGCCTCAAGGCTGAGTGCCTTGAAGGCGGCGGAAAGGATGCTTCATGAATCAACGACGGGTCTTCTACAGCACCGACCGGGGAGGCCGCCTATGAATATCGGCGAAAACAGCATCGGCAAGCGGTTCCTGATCCCTACACTCCTCCTGATGGTTGCCCTGCTGGGATTGCTCGGACTGTTCATGACCATCAGCGGGACGGCTGCACTAAAGGGGATGATGGAATCGAAAGGCACGGCCGAGGCGGACTTCATGACGAAAATCAGCGCGGCGTCCTACCAGAATTTCGACGTCATGTCTCTCGAGGAATACGTCAGGAACATCACGAAAGACCCGGAGGTCGCCTTTGCCGTTTTCACCGATCCGCAGAACAAGCCGGTCACGAAGGCCAGCTCCGAACCCGCGGACACGGCCGACCTCCTGATCTTCGAGAAGCCCATCGTCAGCGCAGACGGGGTCGCGCTCGGCAAGCTCAAGCTGGCGTACCACCGGACTGCGCTCGAAGCCGGCATCCGGAAGAACGTTCTGATCGTCATCCTCGGCATTGCAATCGCCATCGCGCTCTTCGCCGCCGGGCTCACCCTTCTCGTCGACCGCCTGATCACGCGGCGGGTCAGGGCCACGGTGGACCGCATCCGGGACGTTGCCCAGGGAGAAGGCGACCTTACGAAGCGGCTGAAGGCGGACGGAAGCGACGAATTGAGCGAACTGGCACAGTGGTTCAATACGTTCCTGGACAATCTGCAATCCATCATCGGAGCCGTTCAGGCCGGCATCGGGGACATCTCTTCAGCGAGCCACACGTTCATCAATACCGCAGGCGACCTCAAGCGGAAGGCCGACGAACAGCGGGCGCAGACCGAACAGGTGGCGACAGCCATGAGCGAGATGTCGCAGACGATCACCGACGTGGCGAAGAATGCCACCGATACGGCTTCAACGGCCCGGGAGTCGGCGGACATCGCATTGCGGGGCAAAAATGCCGTGGAGCGGACGGTCCAGGAGATGGTCCGGATCGCCGAGTCCGTCGGTGCGGCGGCCGGTACTATCACGGAACTGGGAAACAGCTCTGCACAGATCGGAGAGATCGTCACGGTGATCAACGGCATCGCGGA
The Nitrospirota bacterium DNA segment above includes these coding regions:
- a CDS encoding protein phosphatase CheZ gives rise to the protein MEQYIGFHLHTGEYGIPITRVREIINLPEITQIPQSPPYLRGITNLRGSVIPVVNLKHLIRVKDDGTGGRKVIVIASGRITFGLLVDGISGVISIDEAAIESPENLTQGHSDQVQGVAKLDGRLVVLLDIKKLIPLDDMSLLEDMAAEVSDAGADGARSVTRSVQTMGGEVRIRELLEARSSYEKTMRVAENDPRQEILNDIMCFMTAVSEQNYETADAAIQTIVKNGHGDLFKEVGKITRKLHDSIKSFREAVDPRLKDITRAEIPNAVDKLQFVIEKTEEAANKTMSVVEKYILRMDDLSGHIRKVQGPPETIEYLKVFKNGLEDDFTEILTTQSFQDLTGQTIKKVITLVNDIEGELVRLVTSFGVKIEPGSKEPAAAAEKVSQSDVDDLLKELGF
- a CDS encoding methyl-accepting chemotaxis protein, which codes for MNIGENSIGKRFLIPTLLLMVALLGLLGLFMTISGTAALKGMMESKGTAEADFMTKISAASYQNFDVMSLEEYVRNITKDPEVAFAVFTDPQNKPVTKASSEPADTADLLIFEKPIVSADGVALGKLKLAYHRTALEAGIRKNVLIVILGIAIAIALFAAGLTLLVDRLITRRVRATVDRIRDVAQGEGDLTKRLKADGSDELSELAQWFNTFLDNLQSIIGAVQAGIGDISSASHTFINTAGDLKRKADEQRAQTEQVATAMSEMSQTITDVAKNATDTASTARESADIALRGKNAVERTVQEMVRIAESVGAAAGTITELGNSSAQIGEIVTVINGIADQTNLLALNAAIEAARAGEQGRGFAVVADEVRKLAERTAHATSEIAERIRKIQADTESAVASMTTGKAEVENGVKLVEETKGSLDLIFSAATKDMERVSHIAAASEEQSSVAEDVTRNMDSIVAITVQTAGTTDRIAAASGDLERLSSDLKAKVGWFNVGRA